The Lewinellaceae bacterium genome has a segment encoding these proteins:
- a CDS encoding tetratricopeptide repeat protein, which yields MKNLIPYFIEQKHLSGEQHGYLSAYTMFVDLSGFTAITEALMREGSNGSERLSNILNEIFTPLVNLVYARKGFIPYFAGDSFTAIFREEDLHGPEELIETALLACELFSHRKFEFEEFTIGIKVGLSVGEVEWGITGKKRKAFYFRGAPIDHCAYGQNEADNQEVILDEQLKGRLEQKGFSFRKIKQPYYKLERGKITLPKIDGLIDLPDLDRKSALKFYPKIVLDSRGDGEFRTIISVFISFSGVGTHDLLDEFSTIVLDQVKNFSGYFKEIDFGDKGGVMAIFFGAPITFENSVERALEFILALREDLQPLQNQSTLKFKAGITIGTAFTGIVGGLERCQYACVGNRVNLAARLMSSAQWGEVLVDKEIQHNRLFIFSHKGDVKYKGIQGDVPTFKLLGHSVDDWPAYDSKFVGREDEFRQLHEFVQPLFKGKSPGVAYVFGEAGMGKSRLMYELKNRLTAKGRTQWYSCQSDQILRKPFNPFVYFLKNYFDQSPDATIVDKRGSFESRLEQLEEKLLKNPADDGKILKELKRTSSILAAQLGIYYEDSLWEQLDAPGRYQNTIAATLNLLIAESICSPLIVELEDGHWTDENSNELLRELLRQMRKYPIFLIVTSRFNDDGSTSHVVNKELVEVHELTTLEISLKALSLDAVRSFAESILGGKIKQEFLDLLMRTSNNNPFYLEQIIEYFSESKLLELKGKEWTIKDENIKLSNSINAILTARIDRLSDLVKETVKAAAVIGREFEVPILSEVMKVQDEFIRQNGDTGILLNQQIKSAERVQIWRAMNELRYIFRHSLLREAVYGMQVNTRLKQLHRLIAEAIENLFSEEIEERYADLAFHYEQAEVPEKTSEYLQKAGDRARANYQNAQAIEYYSKLIQQLDKKKDRELVCLIYIKMGKIQQIIGQWPESEQSFNKAFKLANKSADKILSGRVLNNIGRVMTLKGEYAEAMNKLQVAAGLFETAKDQIGIAKVYGNIGDLHFRQGNYEEAKAYFEQSININHQLDSTSGMAPIVSNLGLTHMNRGNYDDGINVQLKQLEIARKKGDKPGMAVLYTNTGIVFLEKGDYNAALETFEKGLALSEELGNKLLTSIAIGCIGSVYQGKGDYEKAMDLFHKDLQLCEEMGDKQGTAIALGLIGEQLSIEGQFHKAIEYLQKNLMLCEQLGYQKGIAKAVNTLGDIFYFQGQYDRSLHFYDRAIEVTRKINNRLVLGYSLVEKGAVLLALNKSEELDSLTEEALSLAGTLANPDLFFEAQILHSKVLFLKSKPEQARKVILTLLEKQPGKQQKAAAYFELYQQDKSNKDYRNQALAIYRKLFASTPKFIFGNRIDLLEKE from the coding sequence ATGAAAAATCTCATTCCATATTTTATTGAACAAAAACACCTGAGTGGCGAACAACACGGCTACCTGTCAGCCTATACGATGTTTGTCGACCTCTCGGGCTTTACGGCTATTACTGAGGCCCTGATGCGCGAGGGCAGCAACGGCTCGGAACGTTTGTCCAATATCCTGAACGAGATATTTACCCCGCTTGTTAACCTGGTTTATGCCCGGAAAGGTTTCATCCCTTATTTTGCAGGCGATTCCTTTACGGCTATCTTTCGGGAAGAAGACCTCCATGGCCCGGAGGAACTCATCGAAACGGCCCTGCTGGCCTGCGAACTTTTCAGTCACCGGAAATTTGAGTTCGAAGAATTTACCATTGGCATCAAAGTGGGCCTTTCCGTGGGGGAAGTTGAATGGGGCATTACCGGAAAAAAACGAAAAGCTTTTTACTTCAGGGGAGCCCCCATTGATCATTGTGCCTACGGTCAGAATGAGGCCGACAACCAGGAGGTCATTTTAGATGAACAACTCAAAGGGCGGCTGGAGCAGAAAGGTTTTTCCTTTCGTAAGATTAAACAACCCTATTATAAACTTGAACGAGGGAAAATAACCCTTCCCAAAATTGACGGGCTGATTGACCTGCCTGATTTAGACAGGAAATCTGCGCTCAAATTTTATCCTAAAATAGTACTCGACTCAAGAGGGGACGGTGAATTCCGGACGATCATTTCGGTTTTTATTTCATTTTCCGGAGTAGGTACCCATGATTTGCTGGATGAGTTTTCCACCATCGTTTTGGACCAGGTCAAGAATTTCTCAGGATATTTCAAGGAAATAGATTTCGGGGATAAAGGCGGTGTGATGGCCATTTTCTTTGGGGCGCCCATAACTTTTGAAAACAGTGTGGAACGCGCCCTGGAATTCATCCTGGCGCTGAGGGAGGATCTCCAGCCGTTGCAAAATCAATCTACCTTAAAATTCAAAGCAGGCATTACCATCGGTACGGCCTTCACCGGTATCGTTGGTGGTTTGGAACGTTGTCAGTATGCCTGTGTGGGCAACCGGGTCAACCTTGCCGCGAGGCTGATGTCCAGTGCTCAATGGGGAGAAGTTTTAGTGGATAAAGAGATTCAGCATAACCGCCTGTTTATTTTTTCCCATAAAGGGGATGTAAAGTACAAGGGCATCCAGGGGGATGTGCCAACCTTCAAATTGCTCGGCCACAGTGTTGACGACTGGCCGGCCTACGACAGTAAGTTTGTCGGCCGTGAAGATGAATTCCGGCAATTGCATGAGTTTGTTCAGCCTTTGTTCAAGGGCAAAAGCCCGGGGGTAGCTTATGTGTTTGGAGAAGCGGGGATGGGCAAAAGCCGCCTGATGTATGAGCTGAAAAACAGGCTCACCGCAAAAGGGCGGACCCAATGGTATTCCTGCCAGTCGGACCAGATTCTTCGTAAACCTTTCAACCCTTTTGTCTATTTTCTGAAAAATTATTTCGATCAGTCTCCCGATGCAACGATTGTCGATAAGCGGGGCAGTTTTGAGTCGCGGCTGGAGCAACTGGAGGAAAAGCTGTTGAAAAACCCCGCCGATGACGGAAAAATTCTCAAGGAATTAAAAAGAACGTCCTCCATCCTGGCGGCCCAGCTCGGCATTTATTACGAGGATTCCCTGTGGGAGCAGCTCGATGCCCCCGGACGCTACCAGAATACCATTGCCGCCACCCTCAACCTCCTGATTGCCGAAAGCATTTGCAGCCCGCTTATTGTTGAGTTGGAAGATGGGCATTGGACGGATGAAAACTCTAATGAACTACTCCGGGAATTGCTCCGGCAAATGAGAAAATACCCGATCTTTTTAATCGTTACTTCCCGGTTTAATGACGATGGTTCTACTTCACATGTAGTCAACAAGGAATTGGTCGAAGTACATGAACTGACCACGCTGGAAATATCTCTTAAGGCATTGAGTCTGGATGCCGTACGTTCTTTTGCCGAATCGATACTTGGAGGGAAAATAAAACAGGAGTTCCTCGACCTGCTCATGCGTACATCCAACAATAATCCATTCTACCTGGAACAGATTATAGAATACTTTTCGGAAAGTAAATTACTCGAACTCAAAGGCAAGGAATGGACCATAAAAGATGAAAATATAAAATTGTCAAACTCCATCAATGCCATCCTCACCGCCCGTATTGACCGCCTTTCCGATCTCGTCAAGGAGACCGTCAAAGCCGCCGCAGTGATCGGCAGGGAATTTGAAGTGCCCATCCTTTCTGAGGTCATGAAAGTTCAGGATGAATTCATCCGGCAAAACGGAGACACCGGCATTTTGCTCAACCAGCAAATAAAATCTGCCGAAAGGGTCCAGATATGGAGGGCGATGAATGAGTTGAGGTACATATTCCGGCATTCATTATTGCGGGAGGCTGTTTACGGAATGCAGGTGAATACCCGGCTCAAGCAATTGCACCGGCTGATCGCCGAGGCCATTGAGAATTTGTTCTCAGAAGAAATTGAGGAACGGTACGCTGACCTGGCTTTTCATTATGAGCAGGCGGAAGTGCCCGAGAAGACCTCCGAATACCTGCAGAAAGCCGGAGATCGTGCCCGGGCCAATTACCAAAACGCACAGGCTATTGAATATTATTCCAAGTTGATCCAACAACTGGATAAGAAAAAAGATCGCGAACTGGTTTGCCTGATCTATATTAAGATGGGAAAGATTCAGCAAATCATCGGACAATGGCCGGAAAGTGAGCAGTCTTTCAACAAAGCTTTTAAACTGGCCAATAAATCCGCAGATAAAATACTTTCCGGCAGAGTACTCAACAATATCGGGCGGGTAATGACGCTCAAAGGGGAATACGCCGAAGCTATGAATAAACTCCAGGTGGCTGCCGGGCTGTTTGAAACAGCAAAGGATCAGATTGGTATTGCAAAAGTTTATGGCAATATTGGCGACCTTCATTTCCGGCAAGGTAATTATGAAGAAGCCAAGGCTTATTTTGAACAGAGTATAAATATTAATCATCAGCTGGATTCGACGAGCGGGATGGCTCCCATCGTTTCCAACCTGGGACTGACTCATATGAACAGGGGGAATTACGATGATGGGATAAATGTACAGCTTAAACAGCTCGAGATTGCTAGGAAAAAGGGAGACAAACCGGGGATGGCCGTGTTGTACACCAACACGGGGATCGTTTTTCTCGAAAAAGGAGACTACAATGCCGCTCTGGAAACTTTTGAAAAAGGGCTGGCCCTTAGTGAAGAACTGGGCAACAAGCTGCTCACTTCCATTGCCATTGGTTGCATCGGTTCGGTTTACCAGGGTAAAGGGGATTATGAAAAAGCAATGGATCTTTTCCATAAGGATCTTCAATTGTGTGAAGAAATGGGCGATAAGCAAGGAACGGCCATTGCCCTGGGATTGATAGGGGAACAACTCAGCATCGAAGGGCAGTTCCACAAAGCCATCGAATACCTTCAGAAAAACCTTATGCTTTGCGAACAACTTGGTTACCAAAAAGGCATCGCCAAAGCCGTCAATACCCTTGGGGATATTTTTTATTTCCAGGGACAATACGACCGGTCGTTGCATTTTTATGACCGCGCCATCGAAGTGACCAGGAAGATCAATAACCGCCTCGTACTGGGTTATAGCCTGGTGGAAAAAGGTGCAGTGCTCCTGGCGCTTAATAAATCCGAAGAACTTGACAGCCTTACCGAAGAAGCGCTTTCCCTGGCCGGCACACTGGCGAATCCCGATCTTTTTTTTGAGGCACAGATATTACATTCAAAAGTTCTTTTCCTCAAGTCAAAACCGGAGCAGGCGCGTAAGGTAATTTTAACGCTTTTGGAAAAACAACCCGGCAAGCAACAAAAAGCCGCCGCTTATTTTGAATTGTATCAGCAGGATAAATCCAATAAGGATTACAGGAACCAGGCCCTGGCGATATACCGTAAGCTTTTCGCTTCCACCCCTAAGTTTATCTTTGGCAATCGGATTGATTTGCTGGAAAAAGAGTGA
- a CDS encoding CHAT domain-containing protein: MTTKEVRNLIGQGKLDKAIKAMELMAENQDNNDAANAVILQSAQYYQNERNNLQGTITGANYNMTRAKIANALLYSLDDLQDDDTREEAAGVQTHTIVDNLVDATKPSGSKTVLFLASNPSQTGKLQLTHEFARLSQQLQDSDFKPKMEDAITFTNLQKFILQEKPGIVHFSGHGEKLGAEVKDALSRGGLNIDDENQTVDTGIILFSEDLREPFLVSTDVIGHLFKSMVKIQNVPIETVIFNSCHSEAQAQAVSQYVPNVIGTSYAVKDNAAIAFSTSFYLGLAQGQNVLQAVNLGVGNAMAYNEPIDRFVLYQNGEKVDL, from the coding sequence ATGACCACAAAAGAAGTACGGAACCTTATAGGGCAAGGCAAACTGGACAAAGCCATCAAAGCCATGGAACTCATGGCAGAAAATCAGGATAACAATGATGCGGCGAATGCCGTCATATTACAATCTGCCCAGTACTACCAGAACGAAAGAAACAACCTCCAGGGGACCATCACCGGAGCCAATTACAATATGACGAGGGCGAAGATTGCCAATGCACTCCTGTATTCACTTGACGACCTGCAGGATGACGATACCAGAGAGGAGGCCGCAGGCGTTCAGACCCATACCATAGTCGATAACCTCGTCGATGCAACGAAACCTTCCGGGTCAAAAACTGTGTTGTTCCTGGCATCCAATCCTTCCCAAACCGGTAAACTGCAACTGACACATGAGTTCGCAAGACTCTCCCAACAACTGCAGGACAGTGATTTCAAACCTAAAATGGAGGATGCCATCACCTTTACCAATCTTCAGAAATTCATCCTCCAGGAAAAACCCGGAATTGTTCATTTTTCAGGGCACGGAGAAAAATTAGGCGCAGAAGTAAAGGATGCCCTGAGCCGGGGTGGACTGAATATTGACGATGAAAATCAAACCGTTGATACAGGAATCATCCTGTTCAGCGAAGACCTGCGCGAACCTTTTTTGGTGAGCACGGATGTCATCGGTCATTTGTTCAAAAGCATGGTCAAAATACAGAATGTGCCTATTGAAACGGTCATCTTCAACTCCTGTCATTCGGAGGCCCAGGCCCAGGCTGTCTCCCAATACGTTCCCAATGTAATTGGCACCAGTTATGCCGTCAAGGACAATGCCGCCATTGCTTTTTCCACCAGTTTTTATCTCGGCCTGGCCCAGGGACAGAATGTGCTGCAGGCGGTCAACCTCGGCGTAGGAAACGCCATGGCGTACAATGAACCGATCGACCGGTTTGTGCTTTATCAAAATGGAGAGAAGGTGGATTTATAA
- a CDS encoding TolC family protein: MMRKILLITAVIFFVVAQSSAQQSWSLEKCINHALENNLMLKMAETNIAGAELNLKQDKAARMPRLSASTNAGLQLGRTIDPTTNAFDNQTIGFNTFGLNASATLYNGNAINNSIKKSNLDLEAARLDGQKSSNDLALSVANAYLSILLADEQLRNTEKRLELSREQLAQTDKLIQAGSLPENNRLDFLSRIAQDEQLLIEAQNLLATSYLNIKQLLELEPGTPFDIAKPSVSVPVDDPDQYKLEEVYATALGLQPGVRAAELRIESAHLNESIAKAGLLPSVSVFGGLSANYSSISKDYANPDLSNATLVQGPSVPVIINGEDATVSQYQYEGIIYPEKPYFNQLSENFGQNIGINISIPIYSNGLNRINLQRARLNSINQEIGSLQTKNNLKADIQLSISNARSGKRSYQAALRSLEAAQAAYENAKKRFDLGSISTFEFSTARNTFDQAEVSLIRAKYQYIFFLKVVDFYLGKEIVLD; the protein is encoded by the coding sequence ATGATGCGAAAAATACTTTTGATCACCGCAGTGATCTTCTTTGTTGTTGCCCAATCTTCTGCACAACAAAGCTGGTCTCTCGAGAAATGTATCAACCACGCCCTTGAAAATAACTTAATGCTCAAAATGGCCGAGACGAATATTGCCGGGGCCGAATTGAATTTAAAACAGGATAAAGCTGCCCGAATGCCGCGTCTGAGTGCTTCCACGAATGCGGGGTTGCAGTTGGGACGTACCATTGACCCGACCACCAACGCTTTTGACAACCAGACCATCGGTTTTAACACCTTTGGCCTGAATGCCAGCGCTACCCTTTATAACGGTAATGCCATCAATAATTCTATTAAAAAAAGTAACCTGGACCTGGAAGCCGCCAGACTGGATGGTCAAAAATCCTCCAATGACCTGGCTTTGAGTGTTGCCAATGCCTATCTTTCGATTTTGCTGGCCGACGAACAATTGAGGAATACCGAAAAGAGACTGGAATTGTCGAGAGAGCAGTTGGCACAAACCGACAAACTCATCCAGGCTGGTTCCCTTCCGGAAAACAACCGCCTCGACTTTTTGTCCAGAATCGCCCAGGATGAACAATTGCTCATCGAAGCCCAAAACCTGTTGGCCACTTCGTACCTCAACATAAAACAACTGCTGGAACTGGAACCCGGCACGCCGTTCGACATCGCGAAACCTTCAGTCTCGGTGCCTGTCGATGATCCCGACCAATACAAATTGGAAGAAGTTTATGCCACCGCTCTCGGATTGCAGCCGGGTGTTCGTGCCGCTGAATTACGCATCGAAAGCGCTCACCTGAACGAATCCATCGCCAAAGCCGGCTTATTGCCTTCTGTGTCTGTTTTCGGCGGCCTGAGTGCTAATTATTCAAGCATTTCAAAGGATTATGCCAATCCTGATTTGAGCAATGCGACCCTGGTTCAGGGGCCCTCAGTTCCTGTTATTATTAACGGAGAGGATGCTACTGTATCTCAATATCAATACGAGGGAATCATTTACCCTGAAAAGCCTTATTTCAACCAGCTTTCAGAAAACTTTGGCCAGAATATCGGCATCAACATCAGCATCCCGATCTACAGCAACGGCCTCAATCGTATCAACCTGCAAAGAGCCCGACTCAACTCCATCAACCAGGAAATAGGCAGCCTTCAAACCAAAAACAACCTGAAAGCCGATATTCAGTTGTCGATATCCAATGCACGCTCAGGAAAAAGGTCTTACCAGGCGGCACTCAGATCCCTCGAAGCGGCACAAGCGGCTTATGAAAATGCCAAAAAAAGATTCGACCTCGGGTCCATTAGCACCTTTGAATTCTCCACAGCACGAAATACTTTTGACCAGGCGGAAGTCAGCCTGATCAGAGCAAAATACCAGTATATTTTCTTCCTCAAAGTAGTCGATTTTTACCTGGGCAAAGAAATTGTACTGGATTAA
- the manA gene encoding mannose-6-phosphate isomerase, class I: MQTVFPLKGVLQHYAWGGTQFIPDLLDINNEDKKPVAEWWMGTHPKGPSRVLTAQGWQRLDEWVTSNPIAALGDAVAKRFGGKLPFLFKVLDVKKMLSIQVHPNKSAAVQGFYAEEKEGVPIEAPDRNFKDDNHKPELMWALTDFWLLHGFRNIKSINELLESVPEFAGLRPVFGTDHDIARLYRHVMELSQERVNEILEPLEKRLKISYEKGLLKKDHPDFWAHRAFCDFTQGGNYDRGIFSVYFLNLVNVKPGEVVFQDSGILHAYLEGVNVELMANSDNVLRGGLTPKYVDVAELMKHVRFESVIPKILTPVSINAIRSKVETPAPDFQLSHLVLKKGQQYQRMPNTGPEIYFVLEGNVSTGEGSPFSKGEAFFVPDTSLVNMEGEGELFCAGVPFMMVC; the protein is encoded by the coding sequence ATGCAAACCGTTTTCCCACTTAAAGGAGTCCTCCAGCATTATGCCTGGGGGGGAACCCAATTCATCCCTGACCTGTTGGACATAAACAATGAAGACAAAAAGCCTGTCGCAGAATGGTGGATGGGAACACATCCCAAAGGCCCTTCCCGGGTATTGACAGCGCAGGGCTGGCAACGCCTGGATGAATGGGTGACTTCAAATCCAATCGCTGCTCTTGGGGATGCAGTAGCCAAACGGTTTGGGGGTAAGTTACCCTTTCTATTTAAGGTCCTTGACGTAAAAAAGATGCTTTCTATACAGGTGCATCCTAATAAAAGCGCGGCGGTACAGGGGTTTTATGCAGAAGAAAAAGAAGGTGTTCCAATAGAGGCTCCTGATCGAAATTTCAAGGATGACAATCACAAACCTGAGCTGATGTGGGCGCTGACCGATTTTTGGTTACTGCACGGGTTTCGTAACATAAAATCTATCAACGAATTGCTGGAAAGTGTGCCTGAATTTGCCGGACTGAGACCTGTTTTTGGTACGGATCATGATATCGCACGCCTGTATCGGCATGTTATGGAGTTGTCCCAGGAAAGGGTGAATGAAATACTGGAACCCCTGGAAAAAAGGCTCAAAATTTCCTATGAAAAAGGCTTGCTAAAAAAAGACCATCCGGACTTTTGGGCTCATAGGGCTTTTTGCGATTTTACCCAGGGCGGCAATTACGACCGGGGCATTTTTTCTGTTTATTTTTTGAACCTGGTGAATGTCAAACCGGGAGAAGTGGTCTTCCAGGATAGCGGAATATTACACGCCTACCTCGAAGGGGTGAATGTGGAATTGATGGCCAATTCGGACAATGTGCTTCGCGGAGGGCTGACCCCCAAATACGTAGATGTGGCTGAGTTGATGAAACACGTCCGTTTTGAATCGGTGATTCCGAAGATATTGACCCCCGTTTCGATAAACGCAATCAGGTCGAAAGTGGAAACTCCTGCGCCTGATTTTCAATTGTCTCACCTGGTGTTGAAAAAAGGGCAGCAATATCAGCGCATGCCCAATACCGGCCCTGAAATTTATTTTGTGCTGGAAGGAAATGTTAGCACAGGTGAAGGATCTCCCTTTTCAAAAGGAGAAGCTTTTTTTGTGCCTGACACCTCCTTGGTGAACATGGAAGGTGAAGGGGAATTATTTTGTGCAGGAGTGCCTTTTATGATGGTCTGTTGA
- a CDS encoding FAD-dependent oxidoreductase, whose amino-acid sequence MTTRRDFIRKTAIVSTGMLMANSSFGAIHIGRKPKVIIIGAGFAGLSAAYYLHKKNIEFIVLESRDRIGGRVFSHTMDKNEHLVVELGAEWVGASHERLIDLTQEMGLTLENNQFDTHLIYKGGYFKQNEWDYSAAWKTKFESLLKDYQHMTERDKKKLDKIDWWRYLVNNGCDGRDLDIRELLDSTDFGETIRSVSAFSALAEYAESSPKNEMDYKIKGGNALLAEKLADKIGRDKIKTSCKVGRIVQGKKVNVYCLTGETFEADKIICTVPTFAAKKIKWEPSLPPEMSMAMDQLQYARINKNPVLFNNRFWKDERFDMVTDTPAHYLYHATKNQLSQKGVLISYTIGDKAAVIANQSDDWKANMLQQSLSPYFGDIKSMIEKQVNYYWGVDEYSKGAYAIYGKGQWYGIQPILNKPFLNTHFAGEHLADWQGFMEGAINTGEDAAAAI is encoded by the coding sequence ATGACTACAAGAAGAGATTTCATTCGAAAAACCGCCATAGTATCCACAGGAATGTTAATGGCAAATTCATCATTTGGGGCGATCCACATCGGCAGGAAGCCCAAAGTGATCATTATTGGAGCAGGGTTCGCGGGATTGTCTGCAGCCTATTATCTTCATAAAAAAAATATTGAATTTATAGTACTGGAATCAAGAGACAGGATTGGAGGTCGTGTTTTTTCGCATACGATGGATAAAAATGAGCACCTTGTGGTTGAATTGGGAGCCGAATGGGTTGGGGCATCACATGAGCGGTTAATTGACTTAACTCAAGAGATGGGGCTTACCCTTGAAAACAACCAGTTTGATACCCATCTGATTTACAAAGGGGGCTATTTTAAGCAAAATGAGTGGGATTATTCAGCCGCCTGGAAAACCAAGTTCGAAAGTTTGCTAAAAGACTACCAGCATATGACAGAACGGGACAAAAAGAAACTGGACAAAATAGATTGGTGGCGTTATCTTGTAAATAATGGCTGTGACGGACGAGATCTTGACATAAGAGAATTATTGGACAGTACAGATTTTGGAGAGACCATCAGGTCTGTGTCCGCCTTTTCAGCCTTGGCAGAGTATGCTGAAAGCAGTCCCAAAAATGAGATGGACTATAAAATAAAGGGAGGCAATGCCCTTTTGGCAGAAAAACTGGCCGATAAGATAGGAAGGGATAAAATTAAAACCAGCTGTAAAGTTGGACGAATCGTTCAGGGAAAGAAAGTAAACGTTTATTGCTTAACCGGAGAAACCTTTGAGGCCGATAAAATTATATGTACCGTGCCTACATTTGCCGCTAAGAAGATAAAATGGGAGCCTTCTTTACCCCCGGAAATGAGCATGGCCATGGATCAGTTACAATATGCGAGAATCAATAAGAACCCTGTGTTATTCAACAATAGATTCTGGAAGGACGAGCGTTTTGATATGGTGACAGATACTCCCGCACACTATTTGTACCACGCCACAAAAAACCAATTGTCACAAAAAGGGGTATTGATCTCCTATACCATTGGAGATAAGGCCGCTGTCATTGCAAACCAATCCGATGACTGGAAAGCCAATATGTTACAACAATCCTTATCCCCCTATTTTGGCGACATAAAGAGCATGATCGAAAAACAGGTTAATTATTATTGGGGGGTGGATGAGTATTCAAAAGGCGCTTATGCCATTTATGGAAAAGGGCAATGGTACGGCATTCAGCCGATTTTAAATAAACCCTTTTTAAACACCCATTTCGCAGGGGAACATTTAGCGGACTGGCAAGGCTTTATGGAAGGAGCCATCAATACAGGGGAGGATGCTGCAGCTGCGATTTAA
- a CDS encoding efflux RND transporter periplasmic adaptor subunit codes for MAKRKNTLIYGLVGVIVLLAALAAWKNNSKPKGEKVIVEKVEKRTIQEIVAASGKVFPQTEVKISSDVSGEVVELYIAEGDSVVFGQLLAKIDPDAYQSQVERGTANVNSAKAQLSNAIAGIETFKAQKEQITAQLNNARTIHKRNEDLKKEGVISQADYDASLATLRGLEANLRAAESNINSGEESANAARYSVESSQAMLRELQTSLKRTTIFAPVSGIVSSLNVEQGERVVGTIQMQGTEMMRIANLNAMEVRVDVSENDIPSVVLGNEAEIEVDAYLGRTFKGHVTQIAHSAANSATASLTSDQVTNFEVRISIDPESYKDIVTKDKPYPFRPGMSATVEIKTKSVEDVLSIPIQAVTTREKDAQKSKAPKKEGEEETKDEKDLLEVVFIVTEADTVKMMEVTTGIQDDDYIQILTGLKDEEEVVTGPYTAISRKLKQGDKIIKTSEADFYKSTKKE; via the coding sequence ATGGCAAAACGGAAAAATACCCTGATTTACGGCCTGGTTGGAGTCATCGTCCTTCTAGCAGCCCTGGCTGCCTGGAAAAACAATTCCAAACCAAAAGGCGAAAAAGTAATCGTTGAAAAAGTAGAAAAAAGAACCATCCAGGAAATTGTCGCAGCAAGTGGAAAGGTATTCCCGCAGACGGAAGTAAAGATCAGTTCCGACGTATCGGGAGAGGTGGTTGAACTTTACATTGCCGAAGGAGACTCGGTGGTATTTGGTCAGTTGCTTGCAAAGATTGACCCGGATGCTTACCAATCACAGGTAGAACGCGGTACGGCTAACGTCAACAGCGCCAAAGCCCAATTGAGTAATGCCATAGCCGGGATCGAAACCTTTAAGGCCCAGAAAGAACAGATTACAGCTCAGCTCAATAATGCACGTACCATCCACAAACGCAACGAGGATCTGAAAAAAGAGGGCGTCATTTCCCAGGCAGACTACGATGCCTCACTCGCTACTTTGCGCGGCCTCGAAGCCAATCTTCGGGCAGCAGAATCCAACATAAATTCCGGGGAAGAATCTGCCAATGCGGCCAGGTATTCTGTTGAAAGTTCTCAAGCCATGCTCCGAGAATTACAGACCAGCCTTAAAAGGACGACGATCTTTGCTCCGGTAAGTGGTATTGTCTCTAGCCTGAACGTCGAACAAGGCGAAAGGGTGGTGGGAACCATACAAATGCAGGGAACGGAAATGATGCGTATTGCCAATTTGAATGCCATGGAAGTCAGGGTGGATGTAAGTGAAAATGATATCCCCAGTGTAGTCCTGGGCAATGAGGCCGAAATCGAAGTGGATGCTTACCTGGGCCGTACCTTTAAAGGCCATGTGACACAGATCGCTCACTCTGCCGCCAACAGCGCGACAGCTTCGCTTACCTCTGACCAGGTGACCAATTTTGAAGTCCGCATCAGTATTGACCCCGAATCCTATAAAGATATCGTCACCAAGGACAAACCGTATCCTTTCAGACCAGGAATGTCCGCTACCGTGGAGATTAAAACCAAGTCAGTGGAAGACGTCTTAAGCATCCCCATCCAGGCCGTGACAACCCGTGAAAAAGATGCCCAAAAAAGTAAGGCTCCTAAAAAAGAAGGAGAAGAGGAAACTAAGGACGAAAAAGACCTTCTTGAAGTGGTCTTCATCGTAACAGAAGCCGATACGGTTAAAATGATGGAAGTCACCACAGGCATCCAGGATGATGATTATATCCAGATCCTCACCGGGTTAAAAGATGAAGAGGAAGTCGTCACCGGACCCTACACCGCCATTTCCAGGAAACTAAAACAAGGCGACAAAATCATCAAAACTTCTGAAGCCGATTTTTATAAAAGCACTAAAAAGGAATAA